A single genomic interval of Aureliella helgolandensis harbors:
- a CDS encoding phage terminase large subunit family protein, giving the protein MPPTAKRPRKQSRPKVIPKAPNSGAKQAKSGSQKAGLAKRQGGDTPRPHIHRLDDPIVSLRMELSRALRAGQARPPRSYREWLERCLIIPDGKYRGLRFRVDRQPVVGLWIDAIDSGQYTEFDFTAPSQFGKTLIAFVGPLLYHTCEIAENYVLGVPFADMAADKWDVDVKPVMQASPELRRLLPSSGSGSAGGKVRDRITLRNGVEIKLMAAGADDAGKAGFTARVLGVTEAARFSSSGTSSEEADPLRQLRARQRSYEDSERRTYVEGTVSVEEELPWALKRISTDSRICTPCPHCEYWITPERDDLLGWDGAQSENEAGDQAYWCCPVCGEKIEEEQRKSSVLEAQLVHRGQEIDTQGRITGEPPDTSRLFFRASAFHNLFLSAESIGKDEWRASQIPEDSPERFSADRELCQFVHCVPYVAPMYAEDLVLDKKAIGSRRVELPHLILPADTRWLTLGCDIGERKLWYLLLATRVDADGKIYRHIPAYGDIDVPSERMKLDRALIEALSEVHGLCQAGFVVDGTSDRRQPDQEWFDCNFETDTVLGFVRAISTELALPSAKKKYQPWVGAYGRGADKLTNARYTVPRKTGNEVCDIDPAGLWYANRIRRAKTIATIWDSSTTKWQVQQALTLRAFGVEPGGADVQTPGSVTLYSGTSKIHERFAQHVTNERLETKDTGFRGKKRAWVRHGANHLLDCFAMAWRATERAKHIASKQLYLPPFADQTTPAESNDLEKPGPSSAKTQKSWYDRE; this is encoded by the coding sequence GTGCCACCGACCGCCAAACGTCCCCGCAAGCAATCGCGTCCCAAGGTTATCCCCAAGGCACCAAACTCCGGAGCCAAGCAAGCCAAGAGCGGATCGCAAAAGGCGGGACTCGCCAAACGCCAGGGAGGCGACACACCGCGGCCCCACATTCACCGCTTGGACGATCCGATCGTCTCACTCCGCATGGAACTCTCCCGAGCCCTCAGAGCCGGTCAAGCTCGACCGCCGCGGAGCTACCGCGAGTGGCTCGAACGTTGCTTGATCATTCCCGACGGCAAATACCGGGGCCTGCGATTCCGTGTCGATCGGCAACCGGTCGTCGGGCTGTGGATCGACGCCATCGACTCCGGCCAATACACCGAATTCGACTTTACCGCCCCCAGCCAATTCGGCAAAACCCTGATCGCTTTTGTCGGGCCACTTCTGTATCACACCTGCGAGATCGCCGAGAACTACGTCCTGGGCGTACCGTTTGCCGACATGGCCGCCGACAAATGGGACGTCGACGTCAAACCGGTCATGCAAGCCTCACCGGAGCTCCGCCGCTTGCTCCCCTCCAGCGGATCGGGATCGGCCGGGGGCAAAGTTCGCGATCGGATCACGCTGCGAAACGGCGTCGAAATCAAGCTGATGGCCGCCGGAGCGGACGACGCGGGAAAGGCTGGGTTTACCGCCCGGGTGCTGGGCGTAACCGAGGCGGCGAGATTCTCCTCCTCCGGCACCTCTAGCGAAGAGGCCGACCCGCTCCGGCAGCTGCGAGCCCGGCAGCGATCGTACGAGGACAGCGAGCGGCGGACCTACGTCGAAGGGACCGTCTCGGTCGAGGAAGAGTTGCCGTGGGCCCTGAAACGCATTTCCACCGATTCGCGGATCTGCACCCCATGTCCGCATTGCGAGTACTGGATCACACCGGAGCGCGACGACCTGCTCGGTTGGGACGGTGCCCAGTCGGAGAACGAAGCGGGCGACCAAGCGTATTGGTGCTGCCCCGTTTGCGGCGAGAAGATCGAAGAGGAGCAACGCAAGTCGTCGGTCCTCGAGGCGCAGCTCGTGCACCGTGGGCAGGAGATCGACACACAGGGACGCATCACGGGCGAGCCACCCGATACCTCCCGGTTGTTCTTTCGCGCGAGTGCCTTTCACAACCTCTTCCTATCCGCCGAATCTATCGGCAAAGATGAATGGCGAGCGTCGCAGATCCCGGAGGATTCTCCGGAGCGGTTTTCCGCCGATCGCGAATTGTGCCAGTTCGTGCACTGTGTCCCCTACGTCGCCCCGATGTATGCCGAGGACCTGGTCCTGGACAAGAAAGCGATCGGATCGCGACGGGTCGAACTCCCCCACCTGATCCTGCCCGCCGACACGCGGTGGTTGACACTCGGCTGCGACATCGGCGAGCGAAAACTCTGGTACCTGCTGCTGGCCACTCGCGTCGATGCGGACGGCAAGATCTACCGGCACATTCCCGCCTATGGCGACATCGACGTCCCCAGCGAACGCATGAAACTCGATCGCGCTCTGATCGAAGCGTTGTCGGAAGTGCACGGGCTGTGCCAAGCCGGGTTTGTGGTCGATGGCACCAGCGATCGCCGCCAGCCCGATCAAGAGTGGTTCGACTGCAATTTCGAGACCGACACCGTGCTCGGATTTGTGCGAGCCATTTCCACCGAGCTCGCGCTGCCCTCCGCTAAGAAAAAATACCAACCCTGGGTCGGAGCCTACGGACGCGGAGCCGACAAGCTGACCAATGCCCGATACACGGTACCCCGCAAAACAGGCAACGAAGTCTGCGACATCGACCCCGCCGGGCTGTGGTATGCAAACCGCATTCGCCGCGCCAAAACCATCGCCACCATTTGGGACTCCTCCACCACCAAATGGCAAGTACAGCAGGCACTCACTCTGCGTGCCTTTGGTGTCGAGCCCGGGGGAGCCGACGTGCAGACACCCGGCAGCGTGACACTCTACTCCGGCACCAGCAAAATCCACGAGCGTTTTGCCCAGCACGTGACCAACGAACGCCTGGAGACCAAAGACACCGGATTCCGCGGCAAGAAACGGGCCTGGGTACGTCACGGGGCAAACCACCTGCTCGACTGCTTTGCCATGGCCTGGCGAGCCACCGAGCGTGCCAAGCACATCGCCAGCAAGCAGCTCTACCTGCCCCCATTCGCCGACCAAACCACCCCGGCCGAATCCAACGATCTCGAGAAGCCAGGACCATCGTCCGCCAAAACCCAAAAATCCTGGTACGACCGCGAGTAG
- a CDS encoding serine protease family protein: MKPFALAMIAILAITEFAGLASAQLLPWRRQAQTSTSAQYATCPPGTVCPSPGTLYDSGQVVTAQFDPGPLAVSPVARRETPEVTETAEVEADHPHTRCIYNGSCGSGTICGADGNGSFIVTNAHVTGTQLGRVVSVDCVVNGGQRRLTGRTVMTGYSDSRMVDFSIVYVEGLSSKRYMPMLKSEPDSPPFGTTGSPRCVWPLVVKQFNDARNYGDGLITGTPNAIGGQSGSAIYNSKGQQIALLTWSIGNRCAGQKTSKLWQVASQRNMHLADLRPQGLSELSDGDGERPDTSEGIFGSCALIETSERYRPETASVLASIAGSAMEDMPIWVVPDGEGPTDPDCPPCPPCPDCKPDCPPGDDCMVVTQNERELIEFLRAQRTAFGDGEKAFDWAKIISLILELIREIQEGRG, translated from the coding sequence GTGAAACCATTCGCACTTGCCATGATTGCGATACTCGCAATCACGGAGTTTGCCGGGCTGGCTTCGGCGCAGCTCCTTCCCTGGCGTCGACAGGCTCAAACAAGTACTTCCGCACAATATGCCACTTGCCCACCTGGAACGGTGTGCCCTTCTCCCGGAACGCTCTACGATTCCGGACAGGTTGTTACGGCTCAATTTGATCCTGGACCCCTCGCCGTCTCGCCAGTCGCTCGTCGCGAGACCCCCGAGGTCACCGAAACTGCCGAGGTGGAAGCGGATCATCCCCACACCCGATGTATTTACAACGGCAGTTGCGGCTCTGGAACGATCTGTGGGGCCGACGGCAATGGTAGCTTCATTGTCACCAATGCCCACGTGACCGGGACACAATTGGGGAGGGTTGTCTCTGTCGATTGCGTCGTCAATGGCGGGCAAAGGCGACTCACTGGGCGCACCGTGATGACAGGTTACTCTGACAGTCGGATGGTGGATTTCTCAATCGTCTATGTGGAGGGATTATCAAGCAAACGCTATATGCCAATGCTGAAATCCGAACCCGATAGTCCTCCGTTCGGTACCACAGGCTCTCCTCGCTGCGTTTGGCCTTTGGTCGTAAAGCAGTTCAACGATGCCCGCAACTACGGAGATGGCTTGATCACCGGAACGCCCAATGCGATCGGTGGCCAATCTGGATCCGCGATCTACAACAGCAAAGGACAACAGATTGCTTTGTTGACTTGGTCGATTGGCAATCGCTGTGCTGGCCAAAAAACGTCAAAGCTGTGGCAGGTAGCCAGTCAACGCAACATGCACTTGGCCGATTTGCGTCCTCAGGGGTTGAGCGAACTTAGCGATGGAGACGGCGAACGACCTGATACAAGTGAGGGCATTTTCGGCTCCTGTGCGCTGATCGAAACGTCTGAACGTTACCGGCCAGAGACCGCTAGCGTACTAGCTTCAATTGCCGGAAGCGCGATGGAAGATATGCCGATCTGGGTCGTCCCTGATGGGGAGGGGCCTACCGATCCGGATTGTCCACCATGCCCACCATGTCCGGATTGCAAGCCAGATTGCCCGCCAGGCGATGATTGCATGGTTGTGACGCAGAACGAACGCGAGTTGATTGAGTTTCTGCGGGCACAGCGTACCGCCTTTGGTGACGGGGAGAAGGCTTTCGACTGGGCTAAGATCATCAGTTTGATATTGGAACTGATCCGAGAGATCCAGGAAGGCCGCGGCTAG
- a CDS encoding phage major capsid protein: MATHSQLADQFRDLVRSTRSEPVPVITRAAVLTPKTLDEENRRIQSVLTTEDPVAVYDWRRGEIVLEILRMDGAEYEEQTPLLRDHNQYSVTSILGSVIEPVVANDRLDGWLEFGTELDDTAESIWRRVKQGHLRRVSIGYDYTAKDYVTIPAGETQTVKGKSYTAPKDRSLRIVFRWRLREVSVVVIPADARAKLKSQGTADATTLEFFAEQSATPPATAGRTFETAEDTMKQFLRFLHGLGLASTVTDTDAALEWARGGVLTSAQLNELANYCKSDGVAFEVSSAKVKGSATTGTRSGEGSGGTGAGATGTDSTNPAPTDGGQRSDSLTAEQLQTHLRTASNEAIAAERARITAIRELAAQHPEVSETVVRAAENEGITVEAAQGRFLEAIRTGRQTGVPPAGHVRGSEQLNLRVLHAALLERAGIRPDSPFLTSDLARSVGGRREFQSDWICNQPATGQRRDALEQAFDIAGQRGLRNLTLMRLAELVIEQETGERVYDETQLIERAFASGGFTALYGSVVHMQLLNSYALAYSAYEQFVDIVDVMDHRDHKDADMTGVGRMVKQSKKNPGKAATLNVDDPTLQSVAAERYAGVLKLTDLAMINDSFGIAGHMPEELGKTAKQMVADIVWAEILRTDNLSDGKARYNSTDGNDIDVAAFDTDGVTAMGVALGAKKIGKRRIQVAGGVIAAGLTQSPAAKIQIGSETINHAVNPHRNAYRVVEDTAIDLGVDDPANDEAAIAGTPDSLYAFATGDKRSVKLAFRRGTNRGPITRRGILTEGEWGLYWDIFLDVGAAFQRRVGTVRVNVTG, translated from the coding sequence ATGGCCACACACTCCCAACTCGCCGATCAATTCCGTGACCTGGTCCGCTCCACACGTAGCGAACCAGTTCCGGTAATCACGCGCGCGGCGGTCCTCACGCCCAAAACGCTCGACGAAGAGAATCGACGCATCCAATCGGTGCTCACCACGGAAGATCCCGTGGCGGTCTACGATTGGCGGCGTGGCGAAATCGTGCTCGAAATCCTCCGCATGGATGGTGCTGAGTACGAGGAGCAAACGCCACTGCTGCGCGACCACAACCAATACTCGGTAACCTCGATCCTCGGATCGGTGATCGAGCCAGTGGTGGCCAATGATCGCCTCGACGGCTGGCTCGAGTTCGGTACCGAGCTCGACGATACGGCCGAATCGATCTGGCGACGCGTCAAACAAGGGCACTTGCGGCGGGTCTCGATCGGCTACGACTACACGGCCAAGGACTACGTGACGATTCCCGCCGGGGAAACGCAGACCGTCAAAGGCAAATCGTACACCGCCCCCAAGGATCGCTCTCTGCGGATCGTTTTCCGATGGCGATTGCGAGAGGTTTCGGTCGTAGTGATCCCAGCCGATGCACGAGCCAAGCTCAAGTCGCAAGGGACGGCAGATGCGACGACTTTAGAATTTTTCGCTGAGCAATCAGCTACCCCACCAGCGACCGCTGGACGTACTTTCGAAACGGCAGAGGATACCATGAAACAATTCCTACGATTTCTGCACGGGTTGGGCCTGGCGTCCACTGTCACCGATACCGACGCCGCTCTCGAGTGGGCTCGCGGTGGCGTGCTAACCTCCGCACAGCTGAACGAACTGGCCAACTATTGCAAGTCCGATGGCGTGGCGTTCGAGGTATCATCCGCCAAGGTCAAGGGCTCTGCCACCACTGGAACACGCAGTGGTGAGGGAAGCGGAGGAACCGGAGCTGGAGCAACTGGCACCGATTCGACCAATCCAGCTCCCACCGACGGTGGCCAGCGCAGCGACTCACTCACCGCCGAGCAACTGCAAACGCACCTCCGAACGGCGTCCAACGAAGCGATCGCCGCCGAGCGAGCTCGCATTACCGCGATCCGCGAATTGGCCGCCCAGCATCCCGAGGTTTCCGAAACGGTCGTCCGTGCGGCTGAAAACGAGGGAATCACCGTCGAGGCGGCTCAAGGGCGATTCCTGGAAGCAATCCGCACCGGACGCCAAACCGGAGTTCCCCCAGCGGGCCATGTGCGTGGATCCGAGCAGCTCAATTTGCGAGTCCTGCATGCGGCTCTGCTCGAGCGAGCTGGCATTCGCCCCGATTCTCCGTTCCTGACCAGCGATCTGGCTCGGTCGGTGGGCGGCCGCAGAGAGTTCCAATCCGATTGGATCTGCAATCAACCCGCCACCGGCCAGCGACGCGACGCCCTGGAGCAAGCGTTCGACATCGCTGGTCAACGTGGCCTGCGAAACCTGACTCTAATGCGGCTCGCCGAATTGGTGATTGAGCAGGAAACGGGCGAACGGGTCTACGACGAAACGCAGTTGATCGAACGGGCGTTCGCCTCCGGTGGATTCACCGCCCTTTACGGCTCGGTCGTGCACATGCAACTGCTCAACAGCTACGCCCTGGCCTACAGCGCGTACGAGCAGTTTGTGGATATCGTCGACGTGATGGATCACCGCGACCACAAAGACGCCGACATGACTGGCGTCGGCCGCATGGTCAAGCAGAGCAAGAAGAACCCCGGCAAGGCAGCCACGTTGAACGTCGACGATCCAACGCTGCAGAGCGTTGCCGCCGAACGCTACGCCGGAGTGCTCAAGCTGACCGACCTGGCGATGATCAACGATAGCTTTGGCATTGCCGGCCACATGCCCGAAGAGCTCGGCAAGACCGCCAAGCAAATGGTCGCCGATATCGTCTGGGCGGAAATTCTCCGCACCGACAATTTGTCCGATGGCAAAGCTCGCTACAACTCGACCGACGGAAACGACATCGACGTTGCTGCATTCGACACCGATGGTGTGACGGCCATGGGCGTTGCCCTCGGAGCCAAGAAAATTGGCAAGCGGCGAATCCAAGTTGCGGGTGGCGTGATCGCAGCCGGACTGACGCAGAGCCCAGCCGCCAAAATCCAGATCGGATCGGAAACGATCAACCATGCCGTCAACCCTCACCGCAATGCCTACCGTGTTGTCGAGGATACTGCGATCGACTTGGGAGTTGACGACCCAGCCAATGACGAGGCCGCAATTGCCGGAACGCCCGATTCGCTCTACGCATTCGCCACCGGTGACAAACGTTCGGTCAAGCTGGCGTTTCGGCGGGGCACGAACCGCGGCCCGATCACTCGACGTGGCATCCTGACCGAAGGGGAATGGGGCCTCTACTGGGACATCTTCCTGGATGTCGGTGCCGCGTTCCAACGCCGTGTTGGCACCGTGCGTGTGAATGTCACCGGCTAA
- a CDS encoding DUF2190 family protein, which yields MEAKIIYPDGRYPFAATAAYEPGDIVVRPDGSLALYDGLEGCAIGDVISPDPTTAGAIVEWTAGSAATWAAGAKLYRDAGNKLAFTTASTNKPLGASCTAKTAGMVKILINTAAQFV from the coding sequence ATGGAAGCCAAAATCATCTATCCCGACGGTCGCTACCCATTCGCAGCCACCGCCGCTTACGAACCGGGCGACATCGTTGTTCGTCCCGACGGATCGCTCGCCCTGTACGACGGCCTCGAGGGATGCGCGATCGGCGATGTGATTTCGCCCGATCCGACAACGGCTGGAGCCATCGTCGAATGGACCGCCGGTTCGGCTGCGACCTGGGCGGCCGGTGCCAAGCTCTACCGCGACGCCGGCAATAAACTGGCGTTTACGACGGCCAGTACCAACAAACCGCTGGGCGCGTCGTGCACCGCCAAAACCGCAGGCATGGTCAAGATTCTGATCAATACCGCCGCTCAGTTTGTCTAA
- a CDS encoding phage portal protein, translated as MSHDSYTIDCMPGVALPSTAPSASAGSPLAAQSDATDKFRFSAHDNVYHSRAHFESTELDRLNSAHWQYATEAPVNDILDEQLPTMRTRSNHEAINNPTTEGLMLSHTLAVAGENGPLLDLWGENDAEDAWCAEAEQVFDEWFEHADASGQMSLAGLIKNWNIACWREGEFLEQIVNEERQFAGVTDVQMRLHGVEVQRLGTPYGESSNPNIVCGVKRNKYKRPVEYWISDDYNHITGGGHWYGASGIIHGYDVVQAQRGQARGIPWLQSGLPISADLRDYDLQVLDAARAAADTCIVASTNHPDSEYADNVPTSIEFRRRRINFMAPGWHLEQVTASHPTAQYKDHRQERMGDLGRAKGVPSMITRLDARDHNYSSARFDYQLLFESAKHVRSTLYNPILRRLALLAISESILAGKLRPAPRRFSMGWVWPNPPEIDEKKSADAEETYMRIGSLPYTTSCSQRHGKRARDMIRLRERDARMLAAAGLPSVSEATTKTGSPTSNQSSDTAA; from the coding sequence ATGTCCCACGACAGCTACACGATCGACTGCATGCCCGGCGTGGCTCTCCCCAGCACCGCGCCGTCAGCCTCCGCCGGTAGCCCCCTGGCTGCCCAATCAGATGCCACCGATAAATTCCGCTTTTCTGCTCACGATAACGTCTATCACTCTCGGGCCCATTTTGAATCAACCGAGCTAGATCGCCTCAACTCGGCCCACTGGCAATACGCCACCGAGGCCCCCGTCAACGACATCCTCGACGAGCAATTGCCGACGATGCGGACGCGTTCCAATCACGAGGCGATTAACAACCCGACCACCGAGGGTCTGATGTTGTCCCACACTCTGGCCGTTGCCGGCGAGAACGGGCCGCTGCTCGATTTGTGGGGCGAGAATGACGCGGAGGACGCGTGGTGTGCCGAGGCCGAGCAAGTGTTCGACGAGTGGTTTGAGCATGCCGACGCCTCGGGGCAAATGTCTCTGGCCGGGCTGATCAAGAATTGGAACATTGCCTGCTGGCGGGAGGGGGAATTCCTCGAGCAGATCGTCAATGAGGAGCGGCAATTCGCCGGAGTCACCGACGTGCAAATGCGATTGCACGGCGTCGAAGTCCAACGCCTGGGGACCCCGTACGGCGAGAGCTCCAATCCGAACATTGTCTGCGGCGTGAAACGCAACAAATACAAGCGACCGGTCGAGTACTGGATCTCCGACGACTACAACCACATCACCGGCGGTGGCCATTGGTATGGCGCCTCGGGCATTATCCACGGCTATGACGTCGTGCAGGCCCAGCGGGGCCAGGCTCGCGGCATTCCGTGGTTGCAATCGGGTCTGCCCATCTCGGCCGATCTGCGGGATTACGATCTGCAAGTCCTGGACGCGGCGCGGGCCGCTGCCGACACCTGCATCGTCGCCAGCACCAACCACCCCGACAGCGAATACGCCGACAACGTCCCCACCTCCATCGAATTCCGTCGCCGCCGCATCAACTTCATGGCTCCCGGATGGCACCTCGAGCAAGTCACCGCCAGCCACCCCACCGCCCAATACAAAGACCACCGCCAAGAGCGGATGGGGGACCTCGGTCGGGCCAAGGGGGTGCCGTCGATGATCACCCGCCTGGACGCTCGCGATCACAACTACAGCTCCGCCCGGTTCGATTATCAATTGCTATTCGAATCGGCCAAACACGTCCGGTCGACCCTGTACAACCCGATCCTACGACGCCTGGCCCTACTGGCGATCAGCGAATCGATCCTGGCCGGAAAACTGCGGCCCGCTCCACGACGTTTTTCCATGGGCTGGGTTTGGCCCAACCCACCGGAGATCGACGAGAAGAAATCGGCCGACGCGGAAGAGACGTATATGCGAATCGGATCGCTCCCCTACACCACCAGCTGCTCGCAGCGGCACGGCAAGCGAGCCCGCGACATGATCCGCCTGCGCGAGCGCGACGCCCGCATGCTCGCCGCAGCCGGCCTGCCCAGCGTCTCCGAAGCCACCACCAAGACCGGCAGCCCAACGAGCAACCAGTCGAGTGATACCGCGGCCTAG